One stretch of Amycolatopsis sp. NBC_00345 DNA includes these proteins:
- a CDS encoding contact-dependent growth inhibition system immunity protein, whose protein sequence is MTLEVIEQRSWGDAPADASYLVRTVHRLRRKPIGELEVEDLRILLGQDVGTVVVLPYALTVLEQNPFAEGDYYPGDLLSTVLSLPLECWQGKPVGSDRIGRIVSAVESMDPEASEDLDDTMLSKIRDFRMRRSQP, encoded by the coding sequence ATGACGCTTGAAGTGATCGAGCAACGATCGTGGGGAGACGCTCCCGCTGATGCCTCGTACCTGGTGCGGACAGTTCACCGACTGCGCCGGAAGCCGATCGGGGAGCTGGAGGTCGAGGATCTCCGCATCCTTCTTGGCCAGGACGTCGGCACCGTGGTTGTTTTGCCGTACGCCTTGACTGTGCTGGAGCAGAACCCTTTTGCTGAGGGTGATTACTACCCCGGGGACCTGCTGTCGACGGTGCTTTCTCTGCCGCTGGAGTGCTGGCAGGGAAAGCCCGTTGGCTCGGACCGGATCGGGCGCATCGTTTCGGCGGTTGAGTCGATGGACCCCGAAGCCAGTGAAGACTTGGACGACACGATGCTGTCGAAGATCCGGGACTTCCGGATGCGCCGATCGCAACCGTGA
- a CDS encoding nucleoside deaminase gives MQAALEAARGPGADVPIGAVVFGPDGRPLAAARNARVELGDPTAHAEILALRAAARVHGDGWRLEGCTLAVTLEPCTMCAGALVLARVSRLVFGAWEPKTGAVSSLWDVVRDRRLNHRPEVHGGILAEECATLLETYFATRRPQPS, from the coding sequence GTGCAGGCCGCCCTCGAGGCGGCCCGCGGCCCTGGCGCTGATGTGCCCATCGGCGCCGTGGTGTTCGGCCCTGACGGCCGCCCCCTCGCGGCGGCCCGCAACGCCCGCGTCGAGCTGGGCGACCCCACGGCCCACGCGGAGATCCTCGCCCTGCGCGCGGCGGCCCGCGTCCACGGCGACGGCTGGCGCCTGGAGGGCTGCACCCTCGCCGTGACGCTGGAGCCCTGCACGATGTGCGCGGGCGCGCTGGTCCTCGCCCGGGTCTCCCGCCTGGTGTTCGGCGCGTGGGAGCCGAAGACGGGCGCCGTGTCGTCCCTGTGGGACGTCGTGCGCGACCGCCGGCTCAACCACCGCCCGGAAGTCCACGGCGGCATCCTCGCCGAGGAGTGCGCCACCCTGCTGGAGACCTACTTCGCCACCCGCCGCCCCCAGCCTTCCTGA
- a CDS encoding tRNA adenosine deaminase-associated protein — MAVQEPVTGFAMAVVREDGRWRCSALDPAALTELDAAITELGKLRSTGAAFGLLAVDDEFFVIVRPSPRGPSLLLSDAAAALDYDIAADVLDVLRVDPPDEDDEAVWPEGDLEILTDLGLPGVELEVIVGEVDLYPDEQLQMVAQRCGFAPEFTKLLDEL; from the coding sequence ATGGCGGTGCAAGAGCCGGTCACGGGCTTCGCGATGGCTGTGGTCCGAGAAGACGGTCGGTGGCGGTGCAGTGCGCTTGATCCCGCGGCACTGACAGAGCTGGACGCGGCGATCACCGAGCTGGGGAAACTCCGCTCGACCGGGGCGGCGTTCGGGCTGCTGGCCGTGGACGACGAGTTCTTCGTGATCGTCCGGCCGAGCCCGCGGGGGCCGTCTCTGCTGCTTTCGGACGCGGCCGCGGCGCTGGACTACGACATCGCGGCGGACGTGCTGGACGTCCTGCGCGTCGACCCGCCGGACGAGGACGACGAAGCCGTCTGGCCGGAGGGCGACCTGGAGATCCTTACCGATCTCGGACTGCCGGGCGTCGAGCTGGAAGTTATCGTCGGAGAGGTGGACCTCTACCCCGACGAGCAGTTGCAGATGGTGGCCCAAAGATGCGGCTTCGCACCCGAGTTCACGAAACTGCTGGACGAGCTCTGA
- a CDS encoding M20 metallopeptidase family protein: protein MTGPTDLPTLPGTPFAGLLADARALQDRTVDLRRALHRRPERGLHLPRTQQAIRATLADLPIEFTEGRSTTSLTGVLRGARPGPAVLLRGDMDALPVHEDTGLEFASEVDGSMHACGHDTHVAMLASAARLLAGRVDELAGSVVFMFQPGEEGDHGARHMIHEGVLDAAGPRVSRAFALHSMATMPSGVLRVRGGTTMASADTFRVEVTGRGGHGSMPHEAIDPVPAAAAMVGALQTMVTRRIPVFDPAVISVTCIEAGTTTNIIPETAVLQGTIRALSEDTRALIREELPKVCTSIGAAHGCRVMADVDPGYPVTVNDEAVAAQVLALAAEVLGPENAEEIPVPSMAAEDFSYVLQRVPGAFAFLGACPPGVAAENAPNNHSNRVVFDENAMPSGVAMHTAFALATLRD, encoded by the coding sequence ATGACCGGACCCACCGACCTGCCCACGCTCCCCGGCACCCCGTTCGCCGGGCTGCTCGCCGACGCGCGGGCACTGCAGGACCGCACCGTCGACCTCCGCCGCGCCCTGCACCGCCGCCCGGAGCGGGGCCTGCACCTGCCGCGGACGCAGCAGGCGATCCGCGCGACCCTCGCCGACCTGCCGATCGAGTTCACCGAGGGCCGTTCGACGACGTCGCTCACCGGCGTCCTGCGCGGCGCCCGCCCGGGCCCGGCCGTGCTGCTGCGCGGCGACATGGACGCGTTGCCGGTGCACGAGGACACCGGGCTGGAGTTCGCCTCCGAGGTCGACGGCTCGATGCACGCCTGCGGGCACGACACCCACGTGGCGATGCTGGCGTCGGCCGCGCGGCTGCTCGCCGGCCGCGTCGACGAGCTGGCCGGCTCGGTGGTGTTCATGTTCCAGCCCGGCGAGGAGGGCGACCACGGCGCGCGGCACATGATCCACGAGGGCGTGCTGGACGCCGCGGGCCCGCGGGTGTCGCGCGCCTTCGCCCTGCACTCGATGGCGACGATGCCCAGCGGCGTCCTGCGGGTGCGCGGCGGGACGACGATGGCTTCGGCGGACACCTTCCGCGTCGAGGTGACCGGCCGCGGCGGCCACGGCTCGATGCCGCACGAGGCGATCGACCCGGTGCCGGCGGCGGCCGCGATGGTCGGCGCCCTGCAGACGATGGTGACGCGCCGCATCCCCGTGTTCGACCCGGCGGTGATCTCGGTGACCTGCATCGAGGCCGGCACGACCACGAACATCATCCCCGAGACGGCGGTGCTCCAGGGGACCATTCGCGCCCTGTCGGAGGACACGCGCGCGCTGATCCGCGAGGAGCTGCCGAAGGTCTGCACGTCCATCGGCGCGGCCCACGGCTGCCGCGTCATGGCCGACGTCGACCCGGGCTACCCGGTGACGGTGAACGACGAGGCCGTCGCCGCCCAGGTGCTGGCCCTCGCCGCCGAGGTGCTCGGCCCGGAGAACGCCGAGGAGATCCCGGTCCCCAGCATGGCAGCCGAGGACTTTTCCTATGTGCTGCAACGGGTTCCGGGCGCGTTTGCGTTCCTCGGCGCCTGCCCGCCCGGGGTCGCCGCCGAGAACGCCCCGAACAACCACTCCAACCGCGTGGTGTTCGACGAGAACGCGATGCCCAGCGGGGTGGCGATGCACACGGCCTTCGCCTTGGCCACCTTGCGGGATTAA